A part of Helicobacter himalayensis genomic DNA contains:
- a CDS encoding HesA/MoeB/ThiF family protein, translating to MLDDKQKKRHSRGISLPDVGEEGQAKLLNASVLIVGIGAIGSVVSTYLSAVGVGRIGLVDFDTIDMDDLQHQILYEMPYLNRPKVRCAQERLEKMSPNTKIEGYFEVFGLKNALALMKNYEFIVDASNDFKTAFIINQACVVLKKPFSSASYFEYLGQALSFIPQSACFACTFGKIPQQELHGRFRSGVSGFSTGILGSIQAGEVIKYFLHKDSKDFNEHMLLNTIALVDSQKLSITKIATHKDPNCPACGQNARCK from the coding sequence ATGCTAGATGATAAGCAAAAAAAGCGTCACTCACGCGGGATTTCACTTCCTGATGTTGGTGAGGAGGGACAGGCAAAATTACTCAATGCGAGTGTGCTTATTGTGGGTATTGGTGCGATAGGTTCGGTGGTAAGCACATATTTGAGTGCAGTGGGTGTTGGGCGTATTGGATTGGTTGATTTTGACACCATTGATATGGACGATTTACAACATCAAATATTATATGAAATGCCTTACCTCAATCGCCCAAAAGTGCGTTGTGCGCAAGAGCGATTAGAAAAAATGAGCCCAAATACAAAGATTGAGGGTTATTTTGAAGTTTTTGGCTTGAAAAATGCGCTGGCTTTGATGAAAAACTATGAATTTATTGTCGATGCAAGCAATGATTTTAAAACTGCTTTTATCATTAATCAAGCCTGCGTGGTGCTAAAAAAGCCCTTTAGCAGTGCGAGTTATTTTGAGTATTTGGGACAGGCGCTAAGCTTTATACCACAATCTGCGTGCTTTGCTTGCACTTTTGGAAAAATCCCACAACAAGAATTGCACGGGCGTTTTAGAAGTGGTGTCTCTGGCTTTAGCACGGGGATTTTGGGTTCGATACAAGCCGGCGAAGTGATAAAGTATTTTTTGCATAAGGATTCTAAGGATTTTAATGAACATATGCTACTTAACACCATCGCGCTTGTAGATTCTCAAAAACTAAGCATTACAAAAATCGCCACACATAAAGATCCCAATTGTCCTGCGTGCGGGCAAAATGCTAGGTGCAAATAG
- a CDS encoding CapA family protein produces MYFKKVWHILRVVVFCGFASASAWLFLGCSQTHIPQAKGEFQAESVVSQAPIIVKISFVGDCVLGDYKGASGATFNAKFKEVEGDYAYFSKGVVAVLSEDDLSVANLEGVLSDKELQNAFVKPFSFKGKSVYTNILKTASIESVNIANNHTRDYGAQGFKDTREILQNAGISYFGEGFLDIREIKGKKFGFGGHRGWSRDIKARVKDEIARLRENGAEVVIFSFHWGEEREHIANSLQREIAHFAIDNGADLIIGHHPHVLQGIEEYKGKKIVYSLGNFIYGGAKNPKDKDTMIYRVEFAFYENLNDAKNVYAKIVGNRNESAESVKLISQKMPNMRAQAKCNEARAEVECDLTAREDTIDGIGGIDSQITSQHDRIQKSNQPKNTEYERERKRGGGEAGFTPAETIPIDGMGAFIHSIASVDFWGDSGVVLKHSIIPANISSQNIYNDYSPRIYEKNSGEYERVLKRVEEYSTAKMPQKTR; encoded by the coding sequence ATGTATTTTAAGAAAGTTTGGCATATTTTGCGTGTGGTTGTTTTTTGTGGATTTGCAAGTGCAAGTGCGTGGCTGTTTCTTGGCTGTTCTCAAACTCACATTCCACAAGCAAAAGGAGAATTTCAAGCAGAATCTGTAGTCTCGCAAGCACCGATAATTGTCAAAATAAGCTTTGTGGGTGATTGTGTGCTGGGGGATTATAAAGGTGCGAGCGGCGCGACTTTTAACGCGAAGTTTAAAGAAGTGGAGGGCGATTATGCCTACTTTAGCAAGGGTGTTGTTGCGGTGCTAAGCGAAGATGATTTGAGTGTGGCAAATTTAGAAGGTGTGCTAAGTGATAAAGAGCTGCAAAATGCCTTTGTAAAGCCTTTCAGCTTTAAGGGTAAAAGTGTTTATACAAATATTTTAAAGACTGCGAGCATAGAATCTGTGAATATTGCTAATAATCACACACGCGATTATGGCGCACAGGGCTTTAAGGACACAAGAGAGATTTTGCAAAATGCGGGGATTTCTTATTTTGGTGAAGGGTTTTTGGATATCCGCGAGATTAAGGGCAAGAAGTTTGGCTTTGGTGGGCATCGCGGGTGGAGCAGGGATATAAAAGCGCGCGTGAAAGATGAGATTGCGCGTTTGCGCGAAAATGGTGCTGAGGTGGTGATTTTTAGCTTCCATTGGGGTGAAGAGCGCGAGCATATTGCAAATAGCTTGCAACGCGAGATTGCGCATTTTGCCATTGATAATGGCGCGGATTTGATTATCGGGCATCACCCGCATGTTTTGCAGGGAATCGAGGAATATAAGGGTAAAAAAATCGTGTATAGTTTGGGGAATTTTATCTACGGCGGGGCGAAAAATCCAAAAGATAAAGACACGATGATTTATAGGGTGGAGTTTGCGTTTTATGAGAATCTAAATGACGCAAAAAACGTTTATGCAAAAATTGTTGGCAATAGAAATGAGAGTGCAGAATCTGTGAAACTTATCAGCCAAAAAATGCCGAATATGCGTGCGCAAGCGAAGTGTAACGAAGCTAGAGCTGAGGTGGAGTGCGATTTGACTGCACGAGAGGATACAATTGATGGAATAGGAGGAATAGATTCTCAAATAACAAGCCAGCATGATAGAATCCAAAAATCCAATCAACCAAAAAATACAGAATATGAGCGCGAGCGTAAGCGAGGCGGAGGTGAAGCGGGATTCACTCCCGCTGAGACGATACCAATTGATGGAATGGGCGCGTTTATCCACTCAATTGCGAGCGTGGATTTTTGGGGAGATTCTGGTGTGGTGTTAAAACACAGCATAATTCCTGCAAATATTTCTAGTCAAAATATCTACAATGATTATAGTCCCAGAATCTACGAAAAAAATAGCGGAGAATACGAAAGGGTGCTAAAGAGGGTTGAGGAATATAGCACCGCCAAAATGCCACAAAAAACGCGCTAA
- a CDS encoding flavodoxin, whose protein sequence is MSIGIFYGSDSSNTQSICEKVAKELGADAKLFDVAKASKEDLLGFTNLILATPTYGAGDLQDDWESYLGLFSEGDFEGKVVALIGVGDQDTYADTYCDALFFLYEKAQKATIIGQTANEGYDFDESKALVDGKLIGLLLDEDNQSDLTDERISKWVGQIKGQFK, encoded by the coding sequence ATGAGCATTGGTATTTTTTATGGAAGCGATTCTTCAAATACGCAAAGTATTTGCGAAAAAGTAGCAAAGGAGCTAGGCGCAGACGCAAAGCTTTTTGATGTGGCAAAGGCTTCAAAAGAAGATTTACTAGGATTTACAAACCTTATTCTTGCAACGCCTACTTATGGCGCGGGCGATTTGCAAGATGACTGGGAGAGCTATCTTGGGCTTTTTAGTGAAGGTGATTTTGAAGGCAAGGTTGTAGCACTTATTGGTGTTGGCGATCAAGATACTTATGCAGATACTTATTGCGATGCTTTGTTTTTCCTTTATGAAAAAGCGCAAAAAGCAACAATCATCGGACAAACTGCAAACGAAGGCTATGATTTTGATGAATCTAAGGCACTTGTTGATGGCAAACTTATCGGATTGCTTCTTGATGAGGACAACCAAAGCGATTTAACAGATGAGAGAATTTCAAAATGGGTAGGGCAAATTAAAGGGCAATTTAAATAA
- a CDS encoding HugZ family heme oxygenase, with amino-acid sequence MDKNFIIGHMNEHHTSSLIKVVKKFSGTSDVQEATLIGIDTAGLDIAYNGTKTLRVDFPQVVTSDQIQSEIIALCKRAGIDSEEGTDTQVGSVKKEIEEFKKGFGSVILATLSEQGKVISSYAPLIQHNERCYVYISSVADHYHSIKANPNNIEMLFLEDECKAKSVILRKRLRYSVNARFIERESEEFEQAFSVLENSMGGHGGVKQIKKMLDFSLVELQLLDGRFVKGFGQAYDIKANGEVAYVGTNGNPHDFGK; translated from the coding sequence ATGGATAAGAATTTTATTATTGGGCATATGAATGAGCATCACACATCTTCACTTATTAAGGTTGTGAAAAAATTTAGTGGCACAAGCGATGTGCAAGAAGCCACTTTAATAGGTATAGATACAGCAGGGCTAGATATTGCTTATAATGGCACAAAGACCTTGCGCGTGGATTTTCCACAGGTGGTAACCTCAGATCAGATTCAAAGTGAAATCATCGCTCTTTGCAAGCGTGCAGGGATAGATTCTGAAGAAGGCACAGACACGCAAGTAGGGAGCGTAAAGAAAGAGATTGAAGAGTTTAAAAAAGGCTTTGGCTCGGTGATTTTGGCGACACTTAGCGAGCAGGGCAAGGTGATTAGCTCATATGCGCCACTTATCCAGCACAATGAGCGTTGTTATGTTTATATTAGCAGCGTGGCGGATCATTACCATAGCATTAAGGCAAATCCAAACAATATCGAGATGCTTTTCTTAGAAGATGAATGCAAGGCGAAATCTGTGATTTTGCGCAAAAGATTGCGCTACTCTGTCAATGCGCGTTTTATAGAACGTGAGAGCGAGGAATTTGAGCAAGCATTTAGCGTATTAGAAAACTCTATGGGCGGACATGGTGGCGTGAAGCAGATTAAAAAAATGCTTGATTTTAGCCTTGTGGAATTGCAACTTTTAGACGGGCGTTTTGTCAAAGGATTTGGACAGGCTTACGATATTAAAGCAAATGGCGAAGTCGCCTATGTCGGCACAAATGGGAATCCACACGATTTTGGGAAATAG
- a CDS encoding HP0268 family nuclease: MELKIARTDLTSKKKVEAKISLDEIIKKVQEQNEHAFYFDGTNSHKDMQKAKASLEKSGFRVQLNEVRYGLDENNYIYELYVV, encoded by the coding sequence ATGGAGCTAAAAATCGCAAGGACTGATTTAACTAGCAAAAAGAAAGTCGAAGCAAAAATAAGCCTTGATGAAATCATAAAAAAAGTGCAAGAGCAAAACGAGCACGCTTTTTATTTTGATGGCACAAACTCGCACAAAGATATGCAAAAAGCAAAGGCAAGTCTTGAAAAAAGTGGCTTCCGCGTGCAACTCAACGAAGTGCGCTATGGCTTAGATGAAAATAACTATATTTATGAATTGTATGTGGTGTAG
- a CDS encoding MBL fold metallo-hydrolase → MQILCRAFGRCETNCYILKFSQGEVIIDPGEGASAWVMRECQNILAILNTHGHFDHVWDNSALKKLYPNAPLICHELDSFLLQKDIFGLNLPLSEPDRVVSVYKDSQTILLAESSHNGAPEIYATFHHFPGHTPGCCMIEIGGSVFSGDFIFYRSIGRSDFAYSNAADMRESLLRFQGLDILSSLIAYPGHGQSTLISDEQKNSKFWLTRL, encoded by the coding sequence TTGCAGATTCTTTGCCGAGCTTTTGGGCGTTGTGAAACAAATTGTTATATTCTCAAATTTTCGCAAGGCGAGGTGATTATCGACCCGGGCGAAGGCGCGAGCGCGTGGGTGATGCGTGAATGTCAAAATATCCTAGCTATTCTTAACACACACGGGCATTTTGACCATGTGTGGGATAATAGCGCGCTTAAAAAGCTTTATCCAAATGCGCCATTGATTTGCCACGAGCTAGATTCGTTTTTACTTCAAAAAGACATTTTTGGGCTCAACCTCCCGCTAAGTGAGCCCGATAGGGTCGTTAGTGTTTATAAAGATTCTCAAACAATTTTGCTTGCAGAATCTAGCCACAATGGCGCTCCAGAAATTTATGCGACTTTTCATCACTTCCCCGGACACACGCCGGGCTGTTGTATGATAGAGATTGGCGGAAGTGTGTTTAGCGGGGATTTTATTTTTTATCGTAGTATTGGGCGCAGTGATTTTGCGTATTCAAATGCTGCGGATATGCGCGAATCGCTTTTGCGCTTTCAAGGGCTGGATATTCTTTCTAGTCTTATTGCATACCCCGGACACGGGCAAAGCACGCTCATAAGTGATGAGCAGAAAAATAGCAAATTTTGGCTTACGCGATTATGA
- the era gene encoding GTPase Era, translating into MQTRCGFVAVLGRPNAGKSSLLNALSGQNLALVSSKANATRKQQLIIITHSGEDSQGAYNAQIIFTDTPGIHHQEKLLNKFMLNEALRALSDCDLKLYLAPAGDSIKYYEEFLALLDSKKTQDSKFNSAHILLLTKCDMLSQKELLEKIMQYESLSARYLALIPLSIKKGFKPQILLDILARYLPQSPFLYDEDIATISQTREIVKELIRESLFENLSDEVPYESDVLVESYKEGEVERIYAKILTLKNSQKALIIGENGKTIKRIGICARQKIESLLQKKVFLRLEVVVDKAWSKEVGKLKKVGYDMSLYAK; encoded by the coding sequence ATGCAAACGCGTTGTGGATTTGTAGCGGTTTTGGGGCGTCCAAATGCTGGAAAATCAAGCCTTCTTAATGCCCTAAGTGGGCAAAATCTCGCGCTTGTCTCAAGTAAGGCAAACGCCACGCGCAAGCAGCAGCTTATCATCATCACGCATTCTGGGGAAGATTCTCAAGGTGCGTATAACGCGCAAATCATTTTCACCGACACGCCCGGAATCCACCATCAAGAAAAGCTTTTAAATAAATTTATGCTCAATGAAGCCCTGCGCGCGCTTAGTGATTGTGATTTGAAGCTTTATCTCGCACCTGCAGGCGATTCTATCAAGTATTATGAGGAATTCCTCGCGCTTTTGGATTCCAAAAAAACCCAAGATTCTAAGTTTAATTCCGCGCATATTTTGCTTTTAACCAAATGCGATATGCTAAGCCAAAAAGAGCTCTTAGAAAAAATTATGCAATACGAATCTTTAAGCGCGCGCTATCTTGCGCTTATTCCGCTAAGTATCAAAAAGGGTTTCAAACCTCAAATCTTACTTGACATACTTGCGCGCTATTTGCCACAAAGCCCGTTTTTGTATGATGAAGATATTGCGACAATCTCGCAAACACGCGAGATTGTAAAGGAGCTTATAAGAGAGAGTTTGTTTGAAAATCTTAGTGATGAAGTGCCTTATGAAAGTGATGTGTTGGTGGAAAGCTATAAAGAAGGTGAAGTTGAGCGAATTTATGCTAAAATACTGACCCTCAAAAACAGCCAAAAAGCCTTAATCATCGGAGAAAATGGCAAGACAATCAAGCGTATAGGCATTTGCGCGCGCCAAAAGATAGAATCTCTTTTGCAAAAAAAGGTATTTTTACGTCTTGAAGTTGTCGTGGATAAGGCGTGGAGCAAGGAAGTGGGCAAGCTTAAAAAAGT
- the miaB gene encoding tRNA (N6-isopentenyl adenosine(37)-C2)-methylthiotransferase MiaB: MKRKVYIQTLGCAMNERDSEHLLAELEYKEGYTLTQNPKEADLILINTCSVREKPERKLFSEIGQFAREKKQGAKIGVCGCTASALGEQIIKKAPNVDFVLGARNTSKITQVLHSPKAVEVDINYDDSRYVFASPQNMGIKALLNISIGCDKLCSYCIVPFTRGKEISIPQDLLLSEARKLAQNGVKELLLLGQNVNNYGVRFSSPHPKTNFTQLLRALSEIEGIKRIRFTSPHPLHMNDAFLEEFANNEKICKSIHIPLQSGSSKILKAMKRGYSKEWYLERIARLREFLHKAGQEYVGIGTDIIVGFPGESEEDFADTLDVVEKVGFDTLYSFVYSPRPNTTAYSIESSRLVDSHIAKERLARLQNLHKSMLAKRAKNEIGRVYEVLIENYRDDEAQCWSEGRSGNNRLVKILGKKCAIGTFAHARITRAQGGSLYGELLS, from the coding sequence ATGAAAAGAAAAGTCTATATTCAAACACTTGGCTGCGCTATGAATGAGCGGGATTCTGAACATTTGCTTGCTGAACTTGAATATAAAGAGGGCTACACGCTTACACAAAATCCAAAGGAAGCGGATTTGATTCTCATCAATACTTGCTCGGTGCGCGAAAAACCCGAACGCAAGCTTTTTAGCGAAATCGGGCAGTTTGCGCGTGAAAAAAAGCAAGGTGCAAAAATCGGAGTCTGTGGTTGCACCGCGAGCGCGCTAGGAGAGCAAATCATCAAAAAAGCGCCGAACGTGGATTTTGTGCTTGGCGCGCGCAATACTTCCAAAATCACGCAAGTGCTTCACAGCCCAAAAGCCGTGGAAGTGGATATTAACTATGATGATAGCCGCTATGTCTTTGCCTCACCGCAAAATATGGGAATTAAAGCGCTTTTAAATATCTCAATTGGTTGCGATAAGCTTTGTAGCTATTGCATTGTGCCTTTTACGCGGGGCAAAGAGATTTCAATCCCACAGGATTTGCTTTTAAGCGAGGCGCGCAAATTAGCACAAAATGGCGTCAAAGAGCTTTTATTGCTTGGGCAAAATGTCAATAATTACGGGGTGCGCTTTTCAAGCCCGCACCCAAAGACAAATTTTACGCAACTTTTACGCGCACTAAGCGAGATTGAAGGCATTAAAAGAATCCGCTTTACCTCTCCGCACCCACTGCATATGAATGACGCGTTTTTGGAGGAATTTGCGAATAATGAAAAAATCTGCAAATCAATCCATATCCCATTGCAAAGTGGCTCAAGCAAGATTCTCAAAGCTATGAAGCGCGGATATAGCAAGGAATGGTATTTGGAGAGAATCGCGCGATTAAGAGAGTTTCTCCACAAGGCTGGGCAGGAATATGTGGGGATAGGCACAGATATTATCGTGGGATTTCCGGGAGAAAGCGAGGAGGATTTCGCCGATACACTTGATGTGGTGGAAAAAGTGGGCTTTGATACCTTGTATAGCTTTGTGTATTCCCCGCGCCCAAACACGACCGCTTACTCTATTGAATCTAGCAGGCTTGTGGATTCTCACATTGCCAAAGAGCGCCTAGCGCGCTTGCAAAATCTTCACAAGTCAATGCTTGCAAAACGCGCTAAAAATGAAATTGGCAGGGTGTATGAAGTGCTTATTGAAAACTACCGCGATGATGAGGCGCAGTGCTGGAGTGAAGGTAGAAGCGGGAATAATCGCCTCGTAAAAATCTTAGGCAAAAAATGCGCGATTGGCACTTTCGCCCACGCTCGTATCACACGCGCGCAAGGTGGCTCGCTGTATGGGGAATTGCTAAGTTAA